ATGACATGTCTATGGATTCTGTTCGAGCCTTCGTGttctttttgcttttcttttcgcGCATTAACCTTTCTTGCTTTACTCGTTTAAGTTAttatttgtgttgtcatcaatcaccaaaaagggggagattgaaagcatctaggccctcaaggtatgtttcggtgattaatgacaaccattattgtgactaatgagtttgtgcagcttaatgaaatcttatcgctcattggatcatatgttaaagaggcccctaaatttcattattcaaaaaggcaatctcggtattcaactcaagtatataacaagactaaggatctttctagtcctaagtgtcgcaaagttgcgaaggacacttaggttagtataggttttatagttttgtagaggtcgcactattaagaggggttaaggccaagtaacttgagcatggacatggtcaatcaaaaaatggatgcacacattggtcactcaggttcttgggagctcaaacaagtgctactcaactcatatctcaagcaaagatggatttcattcaaaactcaaatcaaaacagacaaaatcaggaaaaagtcttatcaccggtttaaccgacgccttcaagtttctatacgtcggttaaacgctgtcactgaagcatggacactgagtacactggttaaaccgacgatatttgaaattaatgtcggtgcagttgtccagaacatTGGTTTTCCAGGGGTTTATGagcttatactcaccggttaaaccgacgatggatttgagctaccgtcggtgtagttgtccagagagttggtttttctgtTAATCATGGGACaactacattcaccggttaaaccgatgatacgtcggttaaattgcCAGAGCAGTAACAGCTAGTTTTTCAaaagggcagtttacattcatcggttaaaccgacgatgacttttggagggccgtcggattaaccagcgttgcgtacttttctggcaacttttctccaacggctctatccatatgagctgcctatatatacccctccaatgggtcattttactaaattcttgacaccaggcaacactcatacactcattcttttgttgagagccaccttgagcttcacattccactcatttgatcattcaatcatccaagaagcaaggctaaggacttgagtagggagaagcttgtgtgcatacattcttggtgatcggttcttgctcaagtgaaggccctagcttgttactcttggtgattggcatcacctaggcgatcttggtgactGAGGTGCTtcttgcggagcttgccaagttgattgtgggagcctgaagaagattgtacgtggcttgagctccaccacgccgggatggtgaacggagactcttagtaaGCACcctcgtcttggtgacttgggaggtgacaagactcttagtgagtgtcacaacgtggattaggggtgtgtgccaacacatcgacaccacgggaaaaaatctggtCGTCTCTTGCCAACTCTTTACATTCAatcacttactttcatgctatTTATTCATGTacttgaccctagagatcataacttagctctaccttgcttagctttatatcctgttgtatcctttatagcttgtgttggttgcttagttagccggttggtgaattgagccttactagtattgcataggttaaggttgctttattttgttttagaaatttgaaaaaggcccaattcaccccccctcttgttccatcgatccttacacttatatatttaattttaaatttagcgATTTTGCTAATAGTAACTCTTTTATATCAAGTGCTAATGCTAATAattctaattttattatttttataattatgaatttatatatttaataattGTATCCAACATGAACTCTTTGGTTAATTCCTAATTTCCTTATATTCTTCTAATTCCGAATTTATAGCCGCGGGTAGCTTGTTTTTTATTGaattattttttgtatttttacctTAACAGAAAAGATGTATTTGCTATTTTATTTACCTATCTTTCGCCCTCGTTTAATATTACATGTACCTTTCTATGTATAGAAGTTTATATCAATCATTTATTTCTATACCAGGTTTGCATATTTTAATACTTTAATATGCAAAATATCAATTTGAGAATCGTATTTAATATTGGGTCATGTTGAATAGATGTTTGACCTCGATTTGTACCTTTCAATATTTTATTATTCTTTAGCGAAAAGATCTCAAACCTAGTTGTTAGAATACCTAAGTAGCTTCTAGTAGACTTAGGTCTAGCTTATTGTGGAAGCAAATTAAAAATAATCATGgataaaatattttaaaaaaggtTGGGCCTCTTTGCTGGCTTCGGtcaaaatatattatttttttattcattttcACTTGTCCGTACAAAACTTATATACATGCTATATtactatatatctatatattaaTTTTTATTCAGTGAAACCTATTGGTATTTTCCCCATTTATGtagattttttatttatttttagcctATCTGACTGATTGCATAATTGGTCAACTTCATACTTTTGTCATCTCGGCGATGTATAGTTCCAGACATGTCTTCGCTGGtgtttctaactcttttcttttGATTTCCATTTCCTTGAGCTATTTCGATTGATTTCTCCATCTTCTGCTTTTTTCTCCACACATTTGAAATCAATTAGTGTATTTCTGCACCTAACTGAGTCGTTCTCTGTTTAGTTCGACTCACTTGCTGTTTTTTCCTAAGAGAAGAGGAAAAACAACACCAACTGTATTGAATTATTTTGTTGTAGGCTATCAACTTAGGGCTAGTTTGGCAGGACTTCGGCTATGGCTGAAATGACTCCGGTTGTAGCTCCGTTGATGGAGCAACTTCTCTAATGGAGATGGAGCTTGGAAAACGTTTGGTAAAACTACTTCTATTTTTCATGAGTACATGGAAGATGTTAAATATGCAAAGTGATCCTAGCTTATGATTCCTTACAGATAAATTTTATTATTCTCCTACAATTTATAATATgattttataataatataattttatatGAAGTAACATAGTAGTAATATAATAATAGAATAAGCCAAAAATttatcttttcttcttttttccctCACTTTTGTCATTTTTCCTacctttcttttctcttttatcTTTTTCTAGTTTTTTATCCGATCTACTTTGCTCCTTCTTTATCCTTTCCCCACACAAGTTATGTATAGATTATGGAATATGTAATATTTTAAAACACGGTATAAGTCAAGACACTAATGGAAATATGGATTCTTATGCGAACTTTGTATTTTCTACGGACTCTGTTTTGGTAATACGGACTTTGGATAATTTAGAATATTGCATCTTCATTGAATTCAACATGAACTCTTCTAGTTAGTTTAGACCACGTTGTGTCTCCTTTAACACTATTATATTTGATAATagataaataattaattattataCTTAGAAAGGTTAATTTTTTCTTCATGTTAATGGAAATTAACGCTTtgcctacgcatcaagaatatCACACGTGTGTATGGTTCAGCGTGGCGCATGGAGGGTAACGTGCTTTCGTCTTATTATAGATACGGGCTCAACCACATTGGTGCCTTGCTATTCGTAATGCGCGCTGCTAGCTTCTTGCTATTTGAATAGCTCAACATATAGTTTTGCGCACTCCACAAGTCCACAGCATCAGAGGACAAACCCGTTGAATGCCTAAGTTGAAACAATTTAATATGGTGCAGATCGATATATGTAGGGCGAATATTTGAACCACAATTCCATAGCCCCCAGTACTGGCATATGCAAGTCCTGCCTCTTATTTTTGTCGAATTGCTAGTCAGGCTAATCAGTTTCTGCACGCATAGCAAATAAAACAAATTAGGTTGTGTTTAGATGCTGAAAAAATTTAGACAAAAttcactgtagcaattttcaacCGAAAGTAGAAGGactaaacatgatctaattataaaattaattacacagatggacgggaaatcgcgaaacaaatctattaaacctaattaatccgtcattagaggttgtttactgtagcacaatattATCTAATCATAGTCCaactagacttaaaagattcatctcacaaTTACACTCGGGGTTAGGGAATGAGTTTTATTAGTTatccatatttaatacttctaattagtggtcaaacattTGAAATTACTGCATgtcctaatttttttttggaatctaAACATAGCCTTAGGATGGAAGCTGCAGCACTCAAATCGAGCTCCTCATCCGCGGGATCGAGTTGTTTCCTGTCTAAACGAAGTTCTCATGACTCAATTTAATTACTTCTTGTCCAAATTGATTTTTCTCATCTGCGGATTGCGGCCTAGCCAACCGTCCAACCCTATCGAGATCTTGTTCTTTATTGGATTGAACTTCTTTTCATCAATAATTATGTTGCTAATTCTTGGATTTATTAGCTTGCATCTATCTAGACCGGGTGTCTCATTATATAAAATTGAGCTTGCATCTATTTAATAATGTGAGCGACATAGAGGACAGGATGCATGGGGGTGCTGTACGTGTGTGATTAGGGAAAGGAAACATAGAATCCATGTCCATGTTATCGTATTCGGCATGAACTCTTTGGTCATGtcctaatttttttaaattcgaaAATAGCTATTTTCTAattgtatttgatatggactcttgagttgatctagaccgttagatcttcataaaatccaacggtgcaaatcttctcttttttagattaacgtgagaatttctagactctcTCGGCAAATATGGTGGCTTCTTTCGACTTCTTTTAACCTtctcttattaatataatagagtATTATATTCTTCAGAATGCTGGAGGATGACACATAGGTTAGAGAAGTTAACAGTAGCAAGAAAGGGAGATTTAAAGCAGGAAGAAATTGTCAGACAGAATCCCATAGCATTGAGCAATTCAAACTTGTACGCCTATACGTATAAGCTGTCATTATAGTAATGGCAGTCATGGCTCTAATACACTGTTGTAATGCTATCGGTAAAATCTAATGCCATAACAAGTTGCCAACAAAGGCAGCTGCAAATGTCTGGTATCCGTCGGCATTAAAAATTGTCCATGTCAGCTTGTACATGACACATAAGCATTTTGCTTACAAGGAAGAGAGAGACGGGAGACAAAGTACACTTGTATAGTAAGGAAGATGCAGCACTTCATACTGGACCAAGAAGATACGTACATGTAAATTGTTGAAGGGGTAGAGAAGAGGAAAGCTACCATGATATAAACCTCTGAAATGGTTCTCTCTGGTACCTTAAGACTTTAGTGATGTGGAAGATTGCAATACAAGTTTATATATGACCACTTAGTGATGTGGAAGATTGCAATACAAGTTTATATATGACCACTGTGAGTGTCATAAGGACAAGTTTGTAATAGCATTAATGGAAAATTGATCCAGGCATAGAAGGTGTCATAAATAGATCCTATTAAAACGAAAAGCCATTTTTGTGCAATACTGCAGAAAAAAATTCTGCATCAAGCAAGGATTTCCTAACTGCAGgtgcagctttttttttttgggggggggacCAAAATCCAGGTGATGCCCTAAGTTACTGCCAAAATCTAATTAATGTTCCCTGTTTTGCTAAGCACTAGCTTCATAGTTCATCAACAGGGCACAGCAAAACAAATTATGAAGAATCAATTTTGATACACAAATAGGTAATACCAGCTTTAGTGCAGTAGGTTGCCGGAAAGTGAAACTAACAAAACCAAGCATATGTTTACGTGTCAGGATTAAAGTGCCAACAGATTGCCAAAATGGCAATACGGCTGTTACAATGCACTTTCAATATTTTTCACATAAAGCAGCAGATCACTAGCTGTGATGTCAATATATTGCAGTCACAAACAAGTCATAAGGTAGACGACAAGAAAAATATGCAACAGCTAATCTACAAGTCTTACCTAATATTCTTTGCTGGAATATAGAGCTAGTTATGTACAGTAAATTATTTAACTGGACCCAGGGTCAAGGACTGGAAGCCTGCAGTAGAAGCTGATTGACTTGTCTGGCAATCTAGTTCCCGGGATCAAGTACTGGAATACAACTGTTAAGCAAGCACCACCAGGAACGATGCCTATACAAATAGTGAGAAAAATGTTATGGAAAAAAGTCTGTTGAACACAAAATGTCACTGATATTACAGCTGAAAACACACCATAGAAGGTATAGTCTGGCTTGGCCAAGTGACAGTGTAGACTCTTAACAAGGTGCTTCATATTCACTTGCTGCCAGAACATAGAACAAAAAGAAATCAGTGAAATAGATAGCACGAAAAGAAGAGTTGGGGAGTAAAATAAATGGAGCTCAGGAACAATACCACTGAGAGTGCTTCCCCTCTCTCAACCGCCATATCCATACGAGTCGAAGCAGTCAAATTTTGATCGCCGACGGGTGCATTTGCTGAAATGCAGAGCAATATGATGCCAGATGAGTTAAACAAGAGGCTGGAACACAAGGAAATTAATGCTTATTGAAACTACCAAGTGCCATATCTTACCACGATCACCAACAACCCGAAGCTTCCTGAATTCAGAGCCAACAGTAACAAGAGAAGTGGAAACTTGAAGGTGGAGATCGCCGTATTGCGTAACAGCTACTGTTAGAATATCACCAACATTTTTTAGGCGATCCACTAAGCTTTGCAATTGTGGCAGATCAGGAACCTGGACTAGAGTCTGCACAAAGAACACCCACCATGTACCACCATCCATTAGTGCTACTGTCAGCTAAGAAAAAAATGTCACTTTAGGCTTTTTTTTCTAATTAACATGAGTGCACGGGCTTTTGGTCTTAATAACATAAAAATGAATAAATACAGACCCCTCCAAACTGCAAGCACATTTCCCCTGAAGAAATTGTAGTTGGATTGTTAAAGTAGTTTTTCAAACAAGTAATAGAGAATATAACTCAATTTCAGCACAAAATGAGCATTCAACCTGCGGTTGTAAACATAAAATATTCGAAATACATATCTGGTAATTCAACATTGGTATTCTGCTACTACAGGTTGCTCTTGTGCAGTACTGCAGGCAAGTGCATTTTTACAAATCTGCTAAGCATGAATTCCTGGATCAAACCCCATTCTTTAAGAAGCAAAATATCTTAACAATTATGCAGTTCACCGTTGTAAATTTGAATGTGTAGCTAAATTTGGGTCCGAATTAATCAGGTGAACTGGAACCATAGTTCATAGGACCATTTTTTTGGTTTGGTAGATGATTAGGAACCATAAGACTATAAGAGACTACATGAACGCTACGCACCTGAGGGAGATCCTTGGCGGCGTCAAGGGCGGCCTGCAAACGCTCGACGTCGGAGCGAGAAAGAGGGCGCGAGATGGGCACATCCTGCACGACGGCCGCGCGGGCGCCCTTGGTCTCGAAAGTGAGGAACGGCGTGGCGGATCGTGACCCTGCGGGCAGCTTGTTGACGAGCCTCACCTGTATCGCGGGGGCACCGGGGCcgtccccggcggccggcggctgcgCGTGGACGGCAAGCACGCTGCGGAGCGCGCGTTGGAGCAGCGCCACCTCGACGGAGAAGGCGATCTGGTTCCCGTTCCGCGAGGACAGGTTGTACTCTCGGAAGAGGAGGTCCTTGGCGAACTGCGCGACGCActgcgggccgccgccgtcgggcccCGCGGCCGTGGCGCCGAGGAGGTTGTGGAGGAGCATGGCGTGCGTGGGCGTGAGGAAGACGTGGCAGACACGGCCCACCTTGTCCATGGCAGGTAGGAAGCCTGTGCGGCAGAAATCGCGGGGGACGCATGAGACGTACTCGACGAATTGCGGGAGAGACGGAGGAAGAGGGGGAGAAGGGGAGCTTGAGCTTGTGTAATATGCAGCGCATACGCTTGTCGAGGAGGGAGATGCCATCATCTGTGAAGAAGGCCTTGAACTTCATGGCTtacgctccgcggcggcggcggcctctgctTTCGTCTTCCCGTCGTGCGGCGCGGGAGTCGCGGTGCTGAGGCTGCCGCTGGGGGATTTGGCGCGGATTTGGAAAGGTTTCGCGCCGAAGAGTGTGGTGAGTGGTGACTGGGTGGTTTGGGTTCCTTCTTCGCCACACTTGGGCTTTTTTTGGTTTTGCGCCGTGGGCTTTATCAAATTTATGAATTGTGATTATGGGCTGGATCAAATTTATTATTTGTGATGTTGTGAGTAACATTTCCAATTCGAAGCCATATAAATAAGTGAAAAATGGAGCTCTGAGTGTGGTAAACAATTCGAAGCCATATAAATAAGTGAAAAATGGAGCTCTGAGTGTGGtaaacaaaaaattaaaaaaaaatggagCTCTGAGTGTGGTAAACAATTCGAAGCCATATAAATAAGTGAAAAATGGAGCTCTGAGTGTGgtaaacaaaaaaattaaaaaaaaaggaactatGCTTTCATTGAGAGTCGAACTCAAGACCTCCCGCTTACTAAACGGGTGCTCTAACCAACTGAGCTACGAAAGCAGCTTCGATTTGATTACAGGTCCTGTAAATTTTCCTTTTAATCGCCGCGTATTGATTTGTAACTTGATCAGGAAACACGGCGTGAAGTGACAAACGAATTCGGTTGCAGAAATCGTTGGGAGCAACTTACTTCCAATCAAGGTCCAACACTAAGCAATGACAGTGAACGAATACATTGCCAATGTCACCGCCTGATTACATCTGAACAATGTATCACCAAACTAGCAAAGAATCCAAACGCTGAAAGACTAATCTGAAGCAGCAACCTATCTTGCCATTAAAACTTCAAACCAGAAACTACCATGACCTACTGCCAGTAACGTCCCTAAACAATCGAAGAGCTCGCTGAGACCCCGCGAGCATCGGACCGGCCACTGAaggcgctgccgctgccgcggtGAGCGCCTCGCACGCGCTGAACCTGAACATTGCTAGCAGCAGAACCACGGCGGCTGGGCTCCTGCGTGCTCTGCCATGACTGCTCCGTGACCTGCTCCACCTCGTCGCCGTTGTACGACTGCGAGGCCGTCCTGGTCCGGTCGGTGGAGTCGACGGAATTGGGCTCCCACGATGAGCACGTCCACGCGTTGCCGGCGAAGCTGTTGCTCCCGGCGGACTCCtgcagctccgccgcctccccggtGACCCCGCCGCGGATGTCACGCACCGAGACGTACTTGTGGATGCTCGGCTCCATGAGGTCGTCCTTCCCGACGAACTCCGATTCGATCACGTACCTCCCGTTGACGGACTCCCTGTCGTTGGCCGACCTCTCCAGCTCGAGGCTCTTGTTCTCGGCGGACGACGACGAGTTGaggtcggcgacggcgtcgaggATCGAGCAGGCCTTGGACACGCACGCCGGGAGCGCGAAGGTCGGCGCCGCAGCGGCGCTGGTGCTCTGCTGGTGGTAGTTCTGGATGTCCTCCAGGAGCAGGGACGCGTACGAGTTGCCATTGTGGTCGAGGTCGCGCGAGGAACGCCGCGACGACCGGCTCCCCGGCCTCGGATTGGTGACGTTCTCGGCCACGATGCTCACTGACACTGAGTGGGTCGCGTTCATCCTTGCGGACGATGCTCTGGTGTCCGACGCCACGGCCTCCTCCAcaatctccttctccttcgcagCTCGGGTACTGGGGATCTGATCCTTTGCCCGCTCCGCTGTCTTCTGTGGCAATGTGACGGCAGCGTCAACGGATTTCTGCAAACCATTTCGAGGATTTAGCCAAGTTGGTGGGGAACATTGAGCGCTAAAATGAAGAAAAGTTTGAAGCTTTCGCCGATCCGTACCTTTTGGAGTTTGCCGTTGTTGCCATTGTTGTGGTGGTGATTGTTGCCGAGACCGAGAGCGTTCTCGTCGAGCTCTGCCATGGGGTTGCGCCGGTAGGGCGACTGCTCGGCCTTCCTGGAGGAGCTCCGGCTCAGCGACGGCCCGTGCGTCGGCGGCACCCCGGCGTTCTCAttccccgcggcggccgccctCGCAGGCGAGTTCGACCTCGGCGACGGGTACCTCTTCCCAGATGACGCAGCCTtcaccggcgacggcgcgcgccCCTTGTCCCTCGCCGGGATGGACACCATCTTCcccggctgctgccgcgcccCCCGCTCAGCGGTCCCCGAGCTccccgcggcgggcgcgacgtcCGCCCGGCGCCCCGGCGACCGGCTCaccctccggctccggctcccgctcccgccgccagTGCGGCCATCGTGGCTCGCGGACCGCTTCCGCTCCGGCgtccggcggcgcggggagggccTCGACGCCGCTGCCCCCTCCCTGCCCCAATCGCACtcgtcggcgtcgccgccgcccctcctctcgTGGTCGAAGTCGTAGCTCCGCTTGGACCCGGCGTACCTCCggtgcccgccgccgtgctcgcccgACGGCGCCTTCccggacgccgacgagctccggCTGAGGCGGCCGCACTGGATCAGGATCGCGTCCACCTCCTCCTTGGTGCAGCTCGACGTTCGCACCGGCGCCCGCCCCACCGCGACGggcctcgccgcctcctcctccggcggcgccgcccgcttcgcctccgcctccgcctccccagACCCGCCCTTCGAAGCCGCCGCgacctccgcggccgccgccgccgcggcggccttgACGACGAACACCGTCCTCTTGTCGGCCGCCGGCTCCTCCGGCCTGGCTACAGACTTCTTGGTCGGCGCCGGCCCCGGCGCCTTTGCCTGGGGCGCCTTCTTGGCACCGGCGCCGCTGCCGGATTTCCGGCCGCCGCTCTTCTTGGCGTCATTGGACGGCTGCCCGTCTCGGCGCTTCGCTTGCTGCTTCTTGCTGAAACAGAGCCCCATGGGATTCAGACGTAGGTGGTGACGGACTCTGGCCGCGGCGAGCCGATGCGGTGGTGGTGTTTGAGGAGGGAGCAGACGGCACAGCTTTTGGAGGCGTGGATTGCAGTTTTGCGTCTGTGGTGTGCGTCGGCAGGAGAACAGTTCCAGCAGACGCAGGCGGGACGGAtttgcggggcggcggcgagggaggaggagcgagAGGGATTTCAAATTTCCTGCTGCTTTCCTCGGGGTCTGCGCCCACAGCGGCCGCCGCACGATGCGCGCACACCACAGGAGGAAGCCGTCGTTGAGCTGTGCGGAGGGCGGACGGGAGAGTGAGCACTGAGCATAGTGAAGACGTGCGCTAGTGCCACACCTGGCACGCTTCAGTCTAAATCTCAaattctttttcaaaaaaaaaaagatacaattTTTGTTACTGTACTTATTACGCCTCCTAATTCTTTCTAGCAGATGTTACCACTTCCCTGTCACTACTACCACTGGTAGTTGTAGATCTAGCTCGACATCCGCTGTAATCACTGGCTGGCATGAGCCGGGCCCTGGTGCCAGGCTCGTGTTTGTGGTAACGCCATCTATGGATATATTCAAATTGGAGCAGCATTGCAGGCGAGGGACTATTGAGCTTTTGgcattgtttatatttttttgaacgCAAAAAAATCGACCGTTGCAGGGCGTGAGCAGAGCTTAGAATTTGGACTGGCCTCTGCCAACATCCTCACAAGTCACAACGCATCATCCTATTCCATTGGCTGGCATCCCGGGGGCTTCTCCTCCGAGTTTCATCTTTGACGAATTCTAGCGTATAAGATTTGCCAGGTCTGGGCAAAGGCGAAGCCGTCACCCATGATTCGTTTGAGTCAACGCACAAGGAAGGAAGCTAGGACCATTTCCATGGCTGACGGACCTTGCATAGGACCGAAAGTCGAAGGAGGATGCCACGTAGTTGAGATTATGGAGCATTTCACTTGAGGTTTAAATGGTTGAAATCACATGCACATAGGAATCTCATAAATATACCAGATGTTttacatgcatttttttttgaaaaagaatgTTTACATGCATATTGAATGCGAATAGTGTGTGTGGGAAAACCCTGCTCGAGATGCAAAATGCAAATGGTCCCAAAGGATGAAAGGATTGAAAAGGCTGATAGA
This sequence is a window from Panicum virgatum strain AP13 chromosome 7K, P.virgatum_v5, whole genome shotgun sequence. Protein-coding genes within it:
- the LOC120642397 gene encoding uncharacterized protein At1g65710-like — translated: MGLCFSKKQQAKRRDGQPSNDAKKSGGRKSGSGAGAKKAPQAKAPGPAPTKKSVARPEEPAADKRTVFVVKAAAAAAAAEVAAASKGGSGEAEAEAKRAAPPEEEAARPVAVGRAPVRTSSCTKEEVDAILIQCGRLSRSSSASGKAPSGEHGGGHRRYAGSKRSYDFDHERRGGGDADECDWGREGAAASRPSPRRRTPERKRSASHDGRTGGGSGSRSRRVSRSPGRRADVAPAAGSSGTAERGARQQPGKMVSIPARDKGRAPSPVKAASSGKRYPSPRSNSPARAAAAGNENAGVPPTHGPSLSRSSSRKAEQSPYRRNPMAELDENALGLGNNHHHNNGNNGKLQKKSVDAAVTLPQKTAERAKDQIPSTRAAKEKEIVEEAVASDTRASSARMNATHSVSVSIVAENVTNPRPGSRSSRRSSRDLDHNGNSYASLLLEDIQNYHQQSTSAAAAPTFALPACVSKACSILDAVADLNSSSSAENKSLELERSANDRESVNGRYVIESEFVGKDDLMEPSIHKYVSVRDIRGGVTGEAAELQESAGSNSFAGNAWTCSSWEPNSVDSTDRTRTASQSYNGDEVEQVTEQSWQSTQEPSRRGSAASNVQVQRVRGAHRGSGSAFSGRSDARGVSASSSIV
- the LOC120642499 gene encoding uncharacterized protein LOC120642499 → MKFKAFFTDDGISLLDKRFLPAMDKVGRVCHVFLTPTHAMLLHNLLGATAAGPDGGGPQCVAQFAKDLLFREYNLSSRNGNQIAFSVEVALLQRALRSVLAVHAQPPAAGDGPGAPAIQVRLVNKLPAGSRSATPFLTFETKGARAAVVQDVPISRPLSRSDVERLQAALDAAKDLPQTLVQVPDLPQLQSLVDRLKNVGDILTVAVTQYGDLHLQVSTSLVTVGSEFRKLRVVGDRANAPVGDQNLTASTRMDMAVERGEALSVQVNMKHLVKSLHCHLAKPDYTFYGIVPGGACLTVVFQYLIPGTRLPDKSISFYCRLPVLDPGSS